One segment of Panicum virgatum strain AP13 chromosome 3K, P.virgatum_v5, whole genome shotgun sequence DNA contains the following:
- the LOC120697764 gene encoding uncharacterized protein LOC120697764 has protein sequence MAAASISCCIGPPAPPKGAATAARWSSSGVPSSLCRAFAAAAACAAVGMADAAGGGGGADMALALARDGAAASRPGDVAAAVGTPRAKARWSDRRQCPAWRANSLENVVPENLPRASTRRRFSSVSVSAAALQAPAPDLVLPPFLSPRPGTDCFSL, from the coding sequence ATGGCGGCTGCCTCCATCAGCTGCTGCATCGGGCCTCCTGCTCCGCCCAAGGGCGCTGCCACTGCTGCTCGCTGGTCGTCGTCGGGCGTGCCATCGTCGCTGTGCCGtgcgttcgccgccgccgcggcgtgcgcTGCGGTGGGGAtggcggacgccgccggcggcggcggcggcgccgacatgGCCCTGGCACTGGCGCGGGACGGCGCGGCCGCCTCGAGGCCCGGCGACGTCGCCGCGGCCGTGGGCACCCCGCGCGCGAAGGCGCGGTGGAGCGACCGCAGGCAGTGCCCCGCGTGGCGCGCCAACTCACTGGAGAACGTCGTGCCGGAGAACCTGCCCCGCGCGTCCACGCGCAGGAGGTTCAGCAGCGTCTCGGtctcggcggcggccctgcaggCGCCCGCGCCGGACTTGGTGTTGCCTCCTTTCCTGTCGCCGCGCCCCGGCACGGACTGCTTCTCCCTCTGa